AAGGCTTTCTGATAATATTGCTTAAAGGCCTCAGTCAACCCTGTATCAGGGTGGATAAATAGAGTTAGAGAATAAATATTCTTAATTCAAAATGCAATCAGTTGATCTGCAAAGTAAAGTGAATTACACTTCTTGCCTAAGGACCTGCAGCATCCCTAAAGGCAGGGAACTTGGACTAAAAGGAAAATTTGAGACTAGCCAAGTGTGAATGGCATTTCACAGGAGTTTGTGGAGCTTTTTCCTACAAGCATTTTCCAtctatttccattaaaaaacaTGCTATCAGTCCAATTAATGGATTTACACTGCTGACTCTGGAATGCTGCCAGCAGGGACAATGTTAAATGTTGGGGTCTCAACCTGTAACTCTATATGGTCACCCCTCACCAGCTTAAAAAAATGACTCAGTACACTGGAACTGTTCACTGTGCTTAGACAATAGAGTCTGTGCATGTAGACCCAGGGCAACAtactccctgtccctgtcccaagTACTAGCACTTTTACACAACACTTTTACATATTAAcatgacaaaaataattaagattCCATAATTTTCCACATTAGCTTTGTTCTTTCAGATCTTGGTTTCACAGCAGAGTTAGAATGCACAGAGAACTATTCCTTGAGAACTATTACATTTACCCTGGAGCAGGTGAGATACTGCAGTTCCTAAAGACACTCAAGGCCCCAAGTCTCAGACTGCCCACAGTGAACAATTCTACCTCTCATTTCAGGCAGCAGGCAACAGGTTTGAGTGTGGAAGGCCAATTCTACTCCTACAGTACTCCTCCTGTTAAGTACTGTTGATGGTACTGAAGTCAGTGAGATCAATGTTAAGCAGCAAATTTTTTCTGTGGGAGGAAATGTTACATTCCTTAGAAACATTTATTACGTCTCTAATTCTggtaaacctttttttttactgttttgcaaAAGGAGAACTTGATCTCAAATAGAATTTATCTCAAACACTGAGGCCAACAAGTATTCTTGACTCCCACCTATGGTATAAATTCAAAAAATTAAGATGGTCCATGACACCAACTCTGACCCCAATCACACAAACAAGGAGAACAGCATGATTGCTCTAATTGCACATGTGATGATTCTGCTGGTGTTCTCatactgcatttttattgcttCCAAATTTACTGCCAAAAAAACAGGCACATGGTTTGCTTAGACCTATGTCTTCTGGATTAATCCAGTTCTCTGTTTGCCAGCTTCTGTAtcagcaaagctctgcagctACAACAGGTTCATTCTCATCACAATCTTCTACTGAGCTGTTTATGAATAGTATCACAAACTACTGGTGCTTCAAATAGCAGCACTGTTCTTTGTGCAGGACTTCACATCttttcacagaattgtcataTGATGGCCAATGGTCTCACCTTTGTTTTCACAAATGCATCAGTCTGCAACTGGAGTACCCACAAAGACCTAGCTACTCCCCATTTGCAAAATTCAAACAATCCCATTTCTGAAAAACTTGTCTTTTAAGAACTATTGGAAATATATTTACAAATGTAGCATGttttcatctctgctttctTGGGGGAGGGTATGGGAAGGGGTGACATCACTTGGCTTAACCAGAAATCATTCTGTGTaccaaacaaagcagcagatcTCTTGTTATTAAACTAACAACTGATTCTTTATGACAGATCTATTATTATTCAGAAGGCCAGTCTTACTCCTATGGAGAGTTTAAGAACAGGATAACAGCTGCAGCGGGTCCAGGGAATGCATCAATAACAATCTCCAACATGCAGCCCTCTGACACCGGGTCCTACACCTGTGAAGTTTTCAGCCCGCAGGGTGATGCTGAACAGAGCCAAAAATCTGTGATTGTCAGTGTGCTGGGTAagttcccttccctcctgctgctgggttaTACTTTTCTTCCCTGATTATGAAACCCCAATTCACAGCTCAGTATacacaggagcagagggaatacCAGGATGGTGATAAACAAGACCCATGATGCAGAGAAAGGGCTCTCTGAGGCAGAGATGTTTGCCAAGGGctctggagcaggcagagcctgggctgcCCCCTGCCTTCCAGACAAAGCAGACCTGAGACCTGCAGTAAAATCTTCTCCCTCTAGCAGCCTTCGGATTCACTCTCAAAAAGTTACCCAATGTAAGCAGGTAGCTGGAATTAACCAACTTCCTTACATTTTTGATGTTGGAAAACAAAGTGATGcaaacttttattaaaataaaaagcccttTCAGCTGGCAATGACAACTTCTCTCTGAAGACATTACATCCAGCCCTAGCAAAGACCAAAATGTTACTAATTTTACCTACTATTGGTCAGGGTGATTTGTGTAAAtccagggagaggcagcagtACAGCCAAGGGTTCTGGTTCACCCCCATCCCCAGATACTCAACTTAGCATGTGTTGGATGGAAGTTGTATAAAGTCTGTTTTGGATGGAAGAAATCTATAGCTCAACCATGCAGGACAGAAAGGATGAAAAGCAGTGGAATGAGATCTTTTCCTTTCTAACAAGATAAAAGTTTGTACCAACCCCACGTAATCATTGCTTTTCTACAGAGAATTTATACCTGGTCAGAGTGATAAGTGAAAGTCATATGAGCACGATTCCAACACCATCTGCCTGGTGTGGCAGGAATAAGAAAAAGACATATATAAACTCAATCCCTGAAAAAACAAAGTACTGCTGTTAATTCTCATCTAAAATTTCCCAAACAAATAGTAAATCTTGGAGCATTTGCCTaagagcttttccttttcacatgaaaaccagcaaaaacTGTTCAGTTAAGCACAGGAAATTGAGCTGCGTTTGCTGCTGGTAGAGTTCCACTGACAGCACTGTAAAGAACCACAAAAGCACaggtaggaaataaaaaataatgggTGAAAGTGTGGACAGAATCTCCTCCTGTGTGCAAAGTGAGGAAATGGTATCAcaacagatgtattttttaacagaactgtagttaatttatttcttccacaACTACAACAGATTGAAGAATCAAGCCTTGACTTTTATGTGGCAAAGCTCCTGCTGTGTCCCTAAAGAAAACAATGCTGCTGTGTGACAGAATGGTGTCTTATAAATAGTGATTGGCCCCATTATAATTAAAGTAAGTGATGGTCTTCATCTAAACACCCTCGTAATAATATTTTGGgtgcaaatgcaaaaaaaaaaaaaaagtaataaaattaataaaaatattccctcAGCCACATACATATACTTAATATTACTCAGATCTTCATGGGAGAGCCTTTGATCAGATCCATAAACAAGAGTCTGCTCTCGGGTGGAAATCTGTAGCAGGGGTCCAATTCTCTACTCATAGCAGCACAGTACCAGAACTCAAGTTGGATGCTTGCAGCCCTGGGTGTGTACTCACAGCATAACTGTtctcattattattttacagtCAAGCCCTCAAAACCCTTCTGCAAAATAGAAGGTGTGCCTGAAAAAGGCCATCTGATCTCCCTCTTATGCAGATGTGAAGAAGGACTGCCTCACCCTGCCTACCACTGGTACAAAGTGGATGGGAACTCCCTCAAACCTGTGACTGAACAGCCAGGTATGTAAGCACAGGGCTACCATACCCTGCTCAGGATCTGGAATTCCATAGTGCCAGCCACCTCAAACATTGTATCACACAGGGCAGTTAAAACTTACCCTCCTCTTCTGACAGTCAGTGTcacaaaattgtatttttaattttcaaatcaACTGGCAGCTGTCACAAACACACATATTCCACTTATTCaacaattttaataaaaattgtgTGGCATGTTAAAATATTGCCTATGCAATTATTATGAAATGttcaaaaggcaaaaatgtttatattgtTAGACCTCCCCTCAGAATTTTGAGTGAACTTACACTTAGAATAAGTCAATTTCTCATTCAGGTGCTAAGACCTCCATCCCCAAAATCTTCAGTCCCCATTACATTTCTGTTTGTGAAGTCTGACTCACAACAGCACCAATGTGGGTTAAGCACAGACTGATGTGCAGAGCAGGGGCCCACTGCTTGTGTTCTACTACACTCAGAACTCACTGTAGTAAGTTTTAAGGAAGGTAAATGAGTTTTACTTAAAGAATAAATCCCCCCCAAATCACTGAATAATCACAGAACCCCATTTCTAATCTCAGTAACTCCAGTATtaccaagaaaacaaacccacttCCCTCTATGGGATGCAAAGGTAATGTGGACCTGCTCTGTTTGTCACAGATCCAGCCACGGGTGTTCTTTACCTTGGCAATTTCACCACCTTTGAAACTGGGTACTACAGGTGTGTAGCCAGCAACCTCCTGGGGAACAGCACCTGTGAGCTTGACCTGACTGCAAAACGTAAGTGTGATGCCTGAAATAATCACCTCTTTGATAGGCAACTTGCACAGTTCAAGGGAAAATGCTGTAATAactttaaaacagatttttttttcaagtcacaACAAGAGTAGGCTTTGGAGAGCTCCAGTTTGCATCCAGGTATGCCCAGAATTTAGCCTGACCTAGACAAGTCATTTAATACCTCCAGCTCCATTTCCCCCTGGGATCAGGAGCTGAAGCTGGCTCTAACTGCAGATCCCTTACTGAGAACTGAAAAATGTGGAGTTTAGAGCAATTTCTTCCAGCTAACAGCCCCACTGAGCCCCACAGAGGACAATCATCACTGAAATGTGGTAGTACAAGGACTGGGGCACTGTAGATGTGACCACTAgctaaaaatacagcagttaCAGAAATACACCTTACCCTGACTGCCCTCAAGCAGTGATCAACTTTATCCTGACTGTTCTCAAGCAGTGGTCAACCACAACTGCCTGCAGATTTGTCATGTAACCAGTAACATTTAGCAAGAGACAACACACACTGCACAGCCAGCCAGGAGAGATGTCCCTGACATGATCCCTCAGTTACTCAGTGATCTACAGAATGAAAATCACAGGGCAGAGCCAGAGGCTGgaatgaaatagaaatagaagGTTTGGGGGGCTCACAAATGATCAGAGCATGAATTTTACATCTGAACGACAGAGATAAAGGCAATCTGAATTTCAGAGTGTGTTTGCAAGGATAGAAGAGCAAAGGCTTTAGACTATTGCCAGTGTTGACAGCCTCATGTTTCCCTTAGCTGAGCATAAACATGGGGTTTGTTGGGATGGGGAGCTAATtaacaaaaagaggaaacaaaggtAATAAAAGCACAATTCTCTATTTCCTAGAGAATCTTTGGCCTCCCTCTTGGCATACAGCTGTCAGGCAGTTTTCCAGTTCTTTCAATCCAATGTTGTCTTTCTGCTGAAGTCTTCTCACCTAAATTTCCATGGGAATTTGCTacaatactttttaaaaaattcaaataatctttttttctttccagattcAGATGGTGGTATTATTGCTGCAGCATTAATTGGAGCAATTCTGGCAGCTGCTATAATTTGCATTATTGTCTGGGTCTTAACCAAGAAGGCAAAGAATAAGAAGTCATCGAGTAATGAGATGCAGTAAGAGTTTctgtttgcttcattttaagACAATTATTTATGTAAAGAACTGCTGATGATCCAGAACTAAAGCCAAATGTACTTAAGTGGTTTTGAAGAgtaaaaaatacaggttttgaGAAAGCTTCCAGAGTCAGAATATTTGCTTCTGTGTAACTTTTAAGTTGTTGCTCTTTTAATAGAAATTACCATGACGCTCCTCCCTATGTTTACAGGCAGCTGCCACTTAGCAgtactgaaaatgtaattttttttaaacaacataAAGCAAGTGGGAAgtcagaaaaacagtttttaatatttaaaagttaaTGATGACTGTTGATGGCACTTGGAGGAAGTGAAAAACAAGAACAGCAAAGGGTTGCCACAGCAGATTTACTGGGATTGTGTATCACTGGGTTTAAACACAGGGGGCTCAGTTCAGTGCTCTCTGAAATTAAAGGACACACACTTGGGATACTCTAAGGCATCTGAAATGGCAGAAGACAAAAAGTATAGGCAACAGAATGGAACCCAGAATGTCCATTTtgatcctgctctggaaatgtcttttcatctgttgcttgttttttcctttacattgCCAAATCTTCAGAATAGGGGTGACCTCAACTACTACACAGCCTGTACTTAGCCCCACGATGTTAAATACTAAATGAATACATGCACCTGAGGCCAGCAAAAAACATTATGTCACCTGGGCACTTCCCTATAGCACAGGTACAGGGAATTCTGCTAATGCAGACTCATGCCCCTGATTTCTGCTTTCAACTGATGTAGCATTAAAATCTAAGTTAATGTTTGGATCCTAATAAACGTCATTACATTGAAATAATCCACTAGCATCTGATATGTTTTACATATGAAAGTGCTTAAAAATTTGTTTACTATTGTTTTAATACGATAAATGGACTCCATACTTgttgctaaaaatatttttcaaggttTCATAGTTTTTTTGACTGCATTCTCTTTTTAATGCCCTTGAATGGGACACTGGACCTGCATGGAATTTCTCAGAAAGCTCACACCAAGCTTAGTGTTGTGCTGCCCCTCCTGAGACACTGTTTGCCAGCACTCAGTTTCCACATTTGCTTTCCTAGCCTAGCATTTAAAAACACTAAAATCTATCTTACTCTAGCAAGATCACTTAAAACAGTGATGCAGATCATTATCTACCACTCTGCCACTCttcctggctgagcagcagtgatgctggagcCTGCTAAGGTGCTCTTGGAACAGTTGCTGTAATGAGGGGACTGCTGTTTAGATAACAAAACTACTGAGACATTCTTTTGAGTGTAGATGGGATTTGACCATGTGAAATCACAATCCTCATCCTGTCTTCCTGCAGAGAAATGACTCAGAAACAGTCCAATGCAGAGTATGTTCAGGTACCTAATGAAGACAACATCCCTGTGACCACAGTTCCACCAAGCAATGCAACAGCTGAATACCCAAGTGGTGATGGAACTGCAGCCCCCGGGACACCTGACagtgaggaga
The Heliangelus exortis chromosome 14, bHelExo1.hap1, whole genome shotgun sequence DNA segment above includes these coding regions:
- the VSIG1 gene encoding V-set and immunoglobulin domain-containing protein 1 isoform X2 codes for the protein MKFTRMLEIFPVLAILTGHISCVVVTVPEKTVNVTTGGNATLLCTYTSSEPLGNFFIQWSFYSAKESQLHTIYYYSEGQSYSYGEFKNRITAAAGPGNASITISNMQPSDTGSYTCEVFSPQGDAEQSQKSVIVSVLVKPSKPFCKIEGVPEKGHLISLLCRCEEGLPHPAYHWYKVDGNSLKPVTEQPDPATGVLYLGNFTTFETGYYRCVASNLLGNSTCELDLTAKHSDGGIIAAALIGAILAAAIICIIVWVLTKKAKNKKSSSNEMQEMTQKQSNAEYVQVPNEDNIPVTTVPPSNATAEYPSGDGTAAPGTPDSEEKKELGKEEIA
- the VSIG1 gene encoding V-set and immunoglobulin domain-containing protein 1 isoform X1, yielding MKFTRMLEIFPVLAILTGHISCVVVTVPEKTVNVTTGGNATLLCTYTSSEPLGNFFIQWSFYSAKESQLHTQSPCRGILSMDEKSVNECQKMVYVTDARGRCSWRYKIYYYSEGQSYSYGEFKNRITAAAGPGNASITISNMQPSDTGSYTCEVFSPQGDAEQSQKSVIVSVLVKPSKPFCKIEGVPEKGHLISLLCRCEEGLPHPAYHWYKVDGNSLKPVTEQPDPATGVLYLGNFTTFETGYYRCVASNLLGNSTCELDLTAKHSDGGIIAAALIGAILAAAIICIIVWVLTKKAKNKKSSSNEMQEMTQKQSNAEYVQVPNEDNIPVTTVPPSNATAEYPSGDGTAAPGTPDSEEKKELGKEEIA